The following are encoded in a window of Salinibacter ruber DSM 13855 genomic DNA:
- a CDS encoding glutamate-5-semialdehyde dehydrogenase produces MSDTTSEALSVDALAADCKAAARELSTLSTETKNRTLRRMADALEADEEAILAANGKDVSAAREEGLDDALIDRLVLNPDRITKMADALRDVASFADPVGEMGGTTKRPSGIEVGKMRIPLGVIGMIYEARPNVTADAAGLCFKAGNAVLLRGGSNAFHSNQAVAAALHTALEAEGVPPAAVTLIPTTDRAAVQEMLTLNQHLDLIIPRGGEGLIRFVDETSQIPVIKHYKGVCHLYVDEDADLEVAEDLLLDGKVSRPSVCNALETLLVHADVADDFLPRARALLDDAGVELRGDDRTRQLLPGVGAATEDDYAAEYLDLTLAARVVESDDEALNHIAEYGSNHTEVIVTDRLPTARRFVRSVDASVVLVNASSRFSDGGELGLGAEIGISTTKLHAYGPMGLEALTTEKFVVYGEGETRHPVEK; encoded by the coding sequence ATGTCCGACACGACCTCCGAAGCGCTCTCCGTCGACGCTCTCGCCGCGGACTGCAAGGCCGCCGCCCGCGAGCTGAGCACGCTTTCGACCGAAACGAAGAACCGCACGCTGCGCCGCATGGCCGACGCGCTGGAGGCGGACGAGGAGGCCATCCTGGCCGCCAACGGCAAGGACGTGAGCGCTGCGCGTGAGGAGGGGCTCGACGACGCCCTGATCGACCGGCTCGTCCTGAATCCCGACCGAATCACCAAGATGGCCGACGCGCTGCGCGACGTGGCGTCCTTCGCCGATCCCGTGGGCGAAATGGGGGGCACCACCAAACGGCCCAGTGGCATCGAGGTGGGAAAGATGCGCATCCCGCTGGGGGTGATCGGCATGATCTACGAGGCCCGTCCCAACGTCACGGCCGACGCCGCCGGGCTCTGTTTCAAGGCGGGCAACGCGGTCCTGCTGCGGGGCGGCTCCAACGCATTCCACTCGAACCAGGCCGTCGCGGCGGCGCTGCACACGGCCCTGGAGGCGGAGGGCGTCCCCCCCGCGGCCGTCACACTCATCCCCACCACCGACCGGGCGGCGGTGCAGGAGATGCTGACCCTCAACCAGCACCTCGACCTCATTATTCCGCGCGGTGGGGAGGGCCTGATCCGCTTCGTGGACGAGACGAGCCAGATTCCCGTCATCAAGCACTACAAGGGCGTCTGCCACCTCTACGTCGACGAAGACGCGGACCTGGAGGTCGCGGAGGACCTCCTGCTCGACGGCAAGGTCTCGCGCCCCAGCGTCTGCAACGCGCTCGAAACGCTGCTCGTGCACGCGGACGTGGCGGACGACTTTCTGCCCCGGGCCCGGGCGCTCCTCGACGACGCCGGCGTGGAGCTTCGCGGGGACGATCGGACCCGACAACTGCTCCCGGGCGTGGGGGCGGCGACCGAAGACGACTACGCCGCCGAGTACCTCGACCTGACCCTCGCGGCCCGGGTGGTCGAAAGCGACGACGAGGCGCTGAACCACATCGCCGAGTACGGCTCCAACCACACGGAAGTCATCGTGACCGACCGCCTTCCGACGGCCCGCCGCTTCGTCCGCTCGGTCGACGCGTCGGTCGTGCTCGTAAACGCCTCCTCACGCTTCTCGGACGGGGGCGAGCTGGGGCTGGGCGCCGAGATCGGCATCTCCACCACCAAGCTGCACGCCTACGGCCCGATGGGCCTGGAGGCGCTGACCACCGAGAAGTTTGTGGTGTACGGGGAGGGGGAGACGCGCCACCCGGTGGAAAAATAG
- a CDS encoding DUF3667 domain-containing protein, producing the protein MSDAPEAQPGDASSGRGVPCQNCGAPLVGDYCHQCGQRHVPELRVLYLVQRFLESALDLEDLERGVGQTLRRAAQNPGRVARRYVDGERKEFVNPLGYFLLTATATFLVFSMFQEAWVQGQAEAFEATWRSLGTHPDEVFRSGSPLRSLGWSSAQDLAAGIFQFFQQVQTYVGLFTCIVAGLLLRWAFPERTAAETLVFELYVTAQATLFLGVLGPLLFWAAPAYIGVLPIFLQVGLHTHGAGAFFGTHWRARLLPACAYLASGIVLVVGSGLLVVGAMSYLA; encoded by the coding sequence ATGTCCGACGCCCCGGAGGCCCAGCCCGGTGATGCCTCGTCGGGTCGAGGAGTCCCCTGTCAGAATTGCGGCGCGCCCCTGGTGGGCGATTACTGCCACCAGTGCGGGCAGCGGCACGTCCCCGAGCTCCGGGTGCTCTACCTGGTGCAGCGCTTCCTCGAATCGGCCCTGGACCTTGAGGATTTGGAACGGGGCGTCGGGCAGACGCTCCGTCGCGCTGCGCAGAATCCGGGCCGTGTGGCCCGCCGGTACGTGGACGGGGAACGCAAGGAGTTCGTCAATCCTCTTGGCTACTTTCTGTTGACCGCCACGGCTACCTTTCTCGTCTTCTCAATGTTTCAGGAGGCGTGGGTGCAGGGGCAGGCCGAGGCGTTCGAGGCAACATGGCGTTCTTTGGGGACCCATCCCGATGAGGTGTTCCGTTCCGGATCTCCGCTCCGGTCGCTCGGCTGGTCTTCTGCTCAGGACCTTGCAGCGGGCATCTTCCAGTTTTTCCAACAAGTACAGACGTACGTCGGGCTCTTCACCTGTATCGTTGCAGGCCTGCTCCTTCGATGGGCATTTCCGGAACGGACCGCCGCCGAGACCCTCGTGTTTGAGCTCTACGTCACGGCCCAGGCCACACTGTTCCTTGGGGTGCTCGGTCCACTGCTCTTCTGGGCAGCTCCGGCCTACATCGGCGTTCTGCCTATTTTTTTGCAGGTTGGCCTCCACACCCACGGCGCCGGCGCGTTTTTCGGAACGCACTGGCGAGCTCGCCTCCTGCCCGCCTGTGCCTATTTGGCAAGCGGGATCGTACTCGTCGTTGGTTCCGGTCTTCTCGTCGTCGGGGCCATGAGCTACCTGGCCTGA
- a CDS encoding potassium channel family protein yields MTSLTRRTAYYLLVLAAATVGLTGAYSLGMSVWEGRPRPWYQALEVVVQTFTTTGYGEDAPWSSPQMNMLVVVIQLAGIGFILSAVDVFVVPWLREALRPTAPKGLPDRSGHVIVCGYTPRVEVFIDEMIERGEEYVLIEPNVEQAASLYERDYEVMEGDPTSTAVLERASVGAAKALVADVADDENASIVLAAREASPERRIITLAEDASATRYHRAAGADVALSPRQLLGRSLAAQVPVAAAANVEEQATAGTEIDFAELIVTRHGPSHDHSLRALRLSERFGVRVIGAWLDGTFETSVDADTPLEAGTRLFLAGTPDQLDALRSEMAPYVRAFTPQSIILAGHGDSGQAARDSLRAVHADVTVLDLEDGAEVDVAGDVRDPDALRACGIEDASALIIAVDDDSVATFATLIARDLNPELQILVRAHDETAVQNLYRAGADFVQALPTVCGRMLAATAFEDEDHRSRDRHINVVRLPASPLAGEPLREVDPDAQTNYTVLAVYREGDFLTDPDDALVAFEADDEVLVAGTEDGIRQFRARLEDRQSA; encoded by the coding sequence ATGACGTCCCTGACCCGCCGCACGGCGTACTACCTACTGGTGCTCGCGGCCGCCACCGTGGGACTGACGGGCGCGTACAGCCTGGGCATGAGCGTGTGGGAGGGACGGCCGCGGCCGTGGTACCAGGCCCTGGAGGTGGTGGTGCAGACGTTCACGACGACCGGATACGGCGAGGACGCGCCGTGGAGCAGTCCCCAGATGAACATGCTGGTGGTCGTTATTCAACTCGCGGGCATTGGGTTCATTCTGAGTGCCGTGGACGTGTTCGTGGTGCCCTGGCTCCGCGAGGCGCTCAGGCCCACGGCCCCGAAGGGCCTCCCCGACCGGTCCGGTCACGTCATCGTGTGCGGCTACACGCCCCGGGTGGAGGTCTTCATCGACGAGATGATTGAGCGGGGAGAGGAGTACGTGCTCATTGAGCCCAACGTGGAGCAGGCCGCGTCGCTCTACGAGCGGGACTACGAGGTCATGGAGGGGGACCCGACATCGACTGCCGTTCTGGAGCGGGCCTCCGTCGGGGCGGCAAAGGCCCTGGTGGCCGACGTGGCCGACGACGAAAATGCCAGCATTGTGCTTGCGGCCCGTGAGGCCAGTCCGGAACGCCGCATCATCACGTTGGCCGAGGACGCCTCGGCAACCCGATACCACCGGGCGGCGGGGGCGGACGTGGCGCTTTCGCCCCGGCAGCTGCTCGGGCGGAGCCTCGCTGCGCAGGTGCCCGTGGCCGCGGCGGCCAACGTGGAGGAACAGGCGACGGCGGGGACTGAGATTGACTTCGCGGAGCTCATCGTGACCCGGCACGGCCCGTCTCACGACCATTCACTCCGCGCCCTTCGGCTTTCGGAGCGGTTCGGGGTGCGCGTCATTGGGGCCTGGCTCGATGGCACCTTCGAGACGTCCGTGGACGCCGACACGCCCCTCGAAGCGGGCACGCGCCTGTTTCTCGCCGGCACGCCCGACCAACTGGATGCCCTTCGCAGTGAGATGGCCCCGTACGTGCGGGCCTTCACGCCACAGTCCATCATCCTCGCCGGACACGGCGACTCGGGGCAGGCCGCGCGGGACTCCCTTCGGGCGGTACATGCCGACGTGACGGTGCTCGACCTCGAAGACGGGGCGGAGGTGGACGTGGCGGGGGACGTTCGCGACCCCGACGCGCTCCGGGCCTGCGGAATCGAGGACGCGTCGGCCCTTATCATCGCCGTGGACGACGACAGCGTCGCCACGTTCGCGACGCTCATCGCGCGCGACCTGAACCCGGAGCTGCAAATCCTCGTCCGGGCCCACGACGAGACGGCCGTTCAGAACCTCTACCGGGCCGGCGCGGACTTCGTGCAGGCCCTGCCGACGGTCTGTGGGCGGATGCTGGCCGCCACGGCATTCGAAGACGAGGACCACCGGTCTCGCGATCGACACATCAACGTGGTCCGCCTCCCGGCCTCCCCATTGGCCGGAGAACCGTTGAGGGAGGTCGATCCGGATGCACAGACCAACTACACAGTGCTTGCCGTGTACCGGGAGGGCGACTTCCTCACCGATCCCGACGACGCCCTCGTTGCCTTCGAGGCGGACGACGAGGTGCTCGTCGCCGGAACCGAGGACGGGATTCGGCAATTTCGGGCGCGGCTTGAGGACAGGCAGTCGGCGTAG
- the darG gene encoding type II toxin-antitoxin system antitoxin DNA ADP-ribosyl glycohydrolase DarG gives MVEIVHGDLFDADVAALVNPVHCAGLMKRGLCRQFKTRFPDNYEQYEAACDAGALAPGDVLVHDRGGLFGDGQHPRYVLNVATKDHWRDASSVPHIESGMAALVDEATAHDIASLAVPALGCGGGGLDWPTVRPLLTTPLKSLDGVRALVYAPRSASAEGGGPDADDRPAMTRGRALLLSVLDAYATPGDTVSPHAAHNLAFLVQGAGEDLRLTFEPGTYGLRAAGLTAVLRRIEGAFIAGYDPSHQDSSFRLRPPAVGVARDTLSDHPTASERLGRVRALIEECDTPDTLELLATVGWLTRHDAQARRRPEAVVRAVQDWSRRKAERFAPAQIAAAWQRLHRHEWIGPGHPAGPEQP, from the coding sequence ATGGTCGAAATTGTACACGGGGATCTGTTCGACGCGGACGTGGCGGCGCTCGTGAACCCGGTCCACTGCGCCGGCCTCATGAAGCGCGGGCTGTGCCGCCAGTTCAAGACGCGGTTTCCCGACAACTACGAGCAGTACGAGGCGGCCTGCGACGCCGGGGCCCTGGCGCCGGGCGACGTGCTCGTGCACGACCGCGGGGGACTCTTCGGCGACGGCCAGCATCCCCGCTACGTCCTGAACGTGGCCACGAAGGACCACTGGCGCGACGCCTCGTCCGTCCCGCACATCGAGTCGGGGATGGCAGCCCTCGTCGACGAGGCCACCGCCCACGACATTGCGTCGCTCGCCGTGCCCGCACTGGGCTGCGGCGGGGGCGGGCTCGACTGGCCGACGGTGCGCCCGCTGCTTACCACGCCGCTCAAGTCGCTCGATGGCGTCCGGGCGCTCGTTTACGCCCCCCGGTCGGCGAGCGCAGAGGGCGGCGGCCCCGACGCGGACGATCGCCCCGCCATGACCCGGGGACGTGCCCTCCTCCTCTCCGTCCTCGACGCCTACGCCACGCCGGGCGACACCGTCAGTCCACACGCAGCGCACAATCTCGCCTTCCTGGTGCAGGGGGCGGGCGAGGACCTGCGCCTCACGTTCGAGCCGGGCACGTACGGGCTCCGCGCCGCGGGCCTCACGGCCGTGCTGCGCCGGATTGAGGGGGCCTTTATTGCGGGGTACGACCCGTCGCACCAGGACTCCTCGTTTCGCCTTCGCCCGCCAGCGGTCGGTGTGGCGCGGGACACCCTTTCGGACCACCCGACCGCCAGTGAGCGTCTGGGCCGGGTGCGGGCCCTCATCGAGGAGTGCGACACGCCCGACACGCTCGAACTGCTCGCTACGGTCGGCTGGCTCACGCGGCACGACGCGCAGGCCCGGCGCCGTCCCGAGGCGGTCGTGCGGGCCGTGCAGGACTGGAGCCGGCGCAAGGCGGAGCGTTTCGCGCCGGCGCAAATTGCGGCGGCCTGGCAGCGGCTCCACCGACACGAGTGGATCGGCCCAGGGCACCCGGCGGGTCCCGAGCAACCGTAG
- the gcvP gene encoding aminomethyl-transferring glycine dehydrogenase: MAIDLSSANTFDERHLGPTDADVDAMLDALGAESLDALVDAAIPDSIRTDAPLDLPSALTEQQVLDAAQDAGAKNDTWRSFIGMGYRHTHTPPVIQRNILENPAWYTQYTPYQAEIAQGRLEALLNFQDMTIDLTGLEIANASLLDEATAAAEAMMMLNRVDRRSDAATFYVSEDCHPQTIEVVKGRAEPIGIDVIVESPENFVFGEDTFGCLLQYPTTDGAVHDYRDVADRAHEADAYVAVAADLLSLTLLEAPGEWGADAVVGSTQRFGVPMGYGGPHAAYFATRERFQRQVPGRMIGVTKDADGEMALRMALQTREQHIRRGRATSNICTSQVLLAVMASMYAVYHGPEGLREIATRVHDLTKTLAEGLNRTGHTVRHDAYFDTLRVDLTDATQAQVRERAEAHEINLRYYDDGSVGVALDQTVDAEDLDALFTVFGATNGQKLYADDLAADLDSGYDGPMPRQTSYLEHPVFNSYHSEGELTRYMKSLADKDLSLVHSMIPLGSCTMKLNPTAALQPISNPQFAGLHPFAPQEQAAGYEQVIDELSGYLTEITGFDDISFQPNSGASGEYTGLLIIQAYHEARGEEQRDVCLVPESAHGTNPASANMAGMEVITIDCDENGDVDLEDLREQAEVNSERLAAAMITYPSTHGVFEEHVEEICDVIHEHGGQVYLDGANVNAQVGLCRPREYGVDVCHLNLHKTFSIPHGGGGPGVGPVCTAEHLSPFLPGHPVVETGGDQHIPAIAAAPHGSALILLISWAYIKLLGPEGLTKSSKTALLNANYLADQLSNHYDIVFRGPNDRVAHEFILDLRPFRSELDINEQDVAKRLMDYGFHAPTMSWPVVGTLMVEPTESESKAELDRLVDAFAAIRSEIEAVETGTLEAEASTLKQAPHTAEMVTADEWDRAYSRETAAYPVEAVRERKFWPTVRRVNDAYGDRNLYCACPPTDAYEADEEEELTSALKTA, translated from the coding sequence ATGGCCATTGATCTCTCGTCCGCAAACACGTTCGACGAGCGTCACCTCGGCCCCACGGACGCCGACGTGGACGCCATGCTCGACGCCCTCGGGGCCGAGTCGCTCGACGCCCTCGTCGACGCGGCCATTCCAGACTCGATCCGGACCGACGCCCCCCTCGACCTGCCGTCCGCCCTCACCGAACAGCAGGTGCTCGACGCGGCTCAGGACGCCGGCGCCAAGAACGACACGTGGCGCTCGTTCATCGGCATGGGCTACCGCCACACCCACACGCCCCCCGTCATCCAGCGCAACATCCTGGAAAATCCGGCCTGGTACACCCAGTACACGCCCTACCAGGCCGAGATTGCACAGGGCCGCCTGGAGGCGCTCCTCAACTTCCAGGACATGACCATCGACCTGACGGGCCTGGAGATCGCCAACGCGTCGCTGCTCGACGAGGCGACGGCCGCGGCGGAGGCGATGATGATGCTGAATCGGGTCGACCGCCGCAGCGACGCCGCCACGTTTTACGTGTCGGAGGACTGCCACCCGCAGACCATCGAGGTGGTAAAGGGCCGCGCCGAGCCGATCGGGATCGACGTCATCGTGGAATCCCCCGAGAACTTCGTCTTCGGCGAGGACACGTTCGGCTGCCTCCTGCAGTACCCCACGACCGACGGCGCGGTGCACGACTACCGCGACGTGGCCGACCGGGCCCACGAGGCGGACGCCTACGTGGCCGTGGCCGCCGATCTGCTGAGCCTCACGCTCCTGGAGGCCCCGGGCGAGTGGGGGGCCGACGCGGTCGTCGGCTCCACGCAGCGCTTTGGGGTGCCGATGGGCTACGGCGGGCCCCACGCCGCCTACTTCGCGACCCGCGAACGCTTCCAGCGCCAGGTGCCCGGTCGCATGATCGGCGTTACGAAGGATGCCGACGGCGAGATGGCGCTCCGCATGGCGCTCCAGACCCGCGAGCAGCACATCCGACGGGGGCGCGCCACGTCCAACATCTGCACCTCCCAGGTGCTGCTGGCGGTGATGGCGTCGATGTACGCCGTCTACCACGGCCCCGAGGGGCTCCGCGAGATTGCGACGCGGGTGCACGACCTCACGAAGACGCTGGCCGAGGGGCTGAACCGAACGGGCCACACCGTCCGCCACGATGCGTACTTCGACACGCTCCGCGTGGACCTCACCGATGCCACTCAGGCGCAGGTCCGCGAGCGGGCCGAGGCGCACGAGATCAACCTCCGCTACTACGACGACGGGTCGGTAGGCGTCGCGCTCGACCAGACCGTCGACGCCGAAGACCTGGACGCGCTCTTCACCGTCTTCGGGGCCACCAACGGCCAGAAGCTGTACGCCGACGACCTGGCCGCGGACCTCGACAGCGGCTACGACGGCCCGATGCCGCGGCAGACCTCGTACCTGGAGCACCCGGTCTTCAACTCGTACCACTCCGAGGGCGAGCTGACGCGGTACATGAAGTCACTGGCGGACAAAGACCTGTCGCTCGTCCACAGCATGATCCCGCTGGGATCGTGCACCATGAAGCTGAACCCGACCGCCGCCCTCCAGCCGATCTCGAACCCGCAGTTTGCGGGCCTGCACCCCTTTGCGCCCCAGGAGCAGGCGGCGGGGTACGAGCAGGTGATCGACGAGCTCAGCGGCTACCTGACGGAGATCACGGGCTTCGACGACATCTCCTTCCAGCCCAATTCCGGGGCCTCCGGCGAGTATACCGGCCTCCTGATCATTCAGGCCTACCACGAGGCGCGGGGCGAGGAGCAGCGGGACGTGTGCCTCGTCCCTGAGTCCGCCCACGGCACCAACCCCGCCAGTGCCAACATGGCCGGGATGGAGGTCATCACGATCGACTGCGACGAGAACGGGGACGTGGACCTGGAGGACCTCCGCGAGCAGGCCGAGGTAAACAGCGAGCGCCTCGCCGCCGCGATGATTACGTACCCGTCGACGCACGGCGTCTTCGAGGAGCACGTCGAAGAGATCTGTGACGTCATCCACGAGCACGGCGGGCAGGTGTACCTCGACGGGGCCAACGTCAACGCACAGGTCGGCCTCTGCCGCCCCCGCGAGTACGGCGTGGACGTGTGCCACCTCAACCTGCACAAGACGTTTAGCATTCCGCACGGCGGCGGCGGGCCGGGCGTGGGGCCGGTCTGCACGGCCGAGCACCTGAGTCCCTTCCTCCCCGGTCACCCGGTGGTGGAGACGGGCGGCGACCAACACATTCCCGCGATTGCCGCGGCGCCACATGGCAGCGCCTTGATTCTGCTCATCTCGTGGGCCTACATCAAGCTGCTGGGCCCAGAGGGCCTCACGAAGTCGTCGAAGACGGCCCTCCTCAACGCCAACTACCTGGCCGACCAGCTGTCGAACCACTACGACATCGTCTTCCGGGGCCCCAATGACCGTGTGGCCCACGAGTTTATCCTCGACCTCCGCCCGTTCCGCTCTGAGCTCGACATCAACGAGCAGGACGTGGCGAAGCGGCTGATGGACTACGGCTTCCACGCCCCCACGATGAGCTGGCCGGTGGTCGGCACGCTCATGGTGGAGCCCACGGAGAGCGAGTCGAAGGCGGAGCTCGACCGCCTGGTCGACGCATTCGCCGCCATCCGCAGCGAGATCGAGGCCGTCGAGACCGGGACGCTGGAGGCGGAGGCGAGCACGCTCAAGCAGGCCCCCCACACCGCCGAGATGGTTACCGCCGACGAGTGGGACCGCGCGTACAGCCGCGAGACGGCGGCCTATCCGGTGGAGGCGGTGCGCGAGCGCAAGTTCTGGCCCACCGTGCGGCGCGTGAACGACGCCTACGGCGACCGGAACCTCTACTGCGCCTGTCCCCCGACCGACGCCTACGAGGCGGACGAAGAGGAGGAGCTGACGTCGGCCCTCAAGACCGCGTAG
- a CDS encoding glutathione S-transferase N-terminal domain-containing protein, translating into MVTLYRQPGDPWADEIEEALREMVIAHEVEHVEDADALPEVISELPALHDDGEVVTGASALRSHLQALRALMADWNRFQSDACYVEDDGSIC; encoded by the coding sequence ATGGTCACGCTCTACCGCCAGCCTGGTGACCCGTGGGCCGACGAGATCGAAGAGGCCCTTCGCGAAATGGTCATTGCCCACGAGGTCGAGCACGTCGAAGATGCCGACGCCCTCCCCGAAGTCATTTCCGAACTCCCGGCCCTGCACGACGACGGCGAGGTCGTGACCGGAGCGTCGGCCCTCCGTTCACACCTCCAAGCACTACGTGCCCTGATGGCCGACTGGAATCGGTTTCAATCGGACGCCTGTTATGTTGAGGACGACGGCTCGATTTGCTAA
- a CDS encoding pyridoxal phosphate-dependent decarboxylase family protein produces the protein MDHDRLELSPEKMRTLGYRVVDLLVDHFADGGDESLGETPSRDELEAHLREDLPEEGTPPEAVLDQVEAEVLPNTMRVDHPRFFGFVPGPNNFVGVLADMLASGFNVFSGTWISGAAAAQIELVVIDWLRTLCGLPEAAGGLFTSGGSMANVTALAAARHARLDDDVTGAVAYCSDQTHTSVDRALRLLGFGPDQLHRVPADDQYRLDPESLEEAIAADRAAGRRPFCIIANAGTTNTGAVDPLPALAALADAEDLWLHVDGAYGAPTVVCKRGQNRLVGIERVDSLTLDPHKWLFQPFEIGGVLVRDEQHLRRAFRLEAEYLEDAVGEEDEVNFSASGIQLTRSFRALKLWMTLKVFGREHVATAVARGFERAEQAERLLRGRPGWTVVTPAQMGIITFRCEPDGWTPDQVDALTRRLIAAVNDEGAAFLTQTTLDGRPVLRLCPINPRTTAKDLEETIARLDALQAEIEVGATPAS, from the coding sequence ATGGATCACGACCGCCTCGAACTCTCCCCCGAAAAAATGCGGACGCTCGGCTACCGGGTCGTGGATCTCCTGGTCGACCACTTCGCGGACGGAGGGGACGAATCGCTGGGGGAAACGCCGTCGCGAGACGAACTAGAGGCCCACCTCCGGGAAGACCTCCCGGAAGAGGGGACCCCCCCGGAGGCCGTTCTTGATCAGGTGGAGGCGGAGGTGCTGCCGAACACAATGCGGGTGGACCACCCTCGCTTCTTCGGGTTCGTGCCGGGGCCGAACAACTTCGTCGGCGTGCTCGCCGACATGCTGGCGTCGGGGTTCAATGTGTTCTCGGGGACCTGGATCTCGGGCGCCGCCGCCGCGCAGATCGAACTGGTGGTGATCGACTGGCTGCGGACGCTCTGTGGCCTCCCAGAGGCCGCAGGGGGGCTGTTCACGAGCGGGGGCTCGATGGCAAACGTCACGGCCCTGGCCGCCGCCCGCCACGCCCGGCTGGACGACGACGTGACGGGGGCCGTCGCCTACTGCTCCGACCAGACCCACACGTCGGTCGACCGGGCCCTGCGGCTGCTCGGGTTCGGCCCCGACCAGCTCCACCGGGTGCCCGCCGACGATCAGTACCGGCTCGATCCTGAGTCCCTGGAAGAGGCCATCGCGGCCGACCGGGCGGCGGGGCGGCGTCCCTTCTGCATCATCGCCAACGCGGGCACCACCAACACCGGGGCCGTCGATCCGCTGCCCGCCCTGGCGGCCCTGGCCGACGCCGAAGACCTGTGGCTGCACGTGGACGGGGCGTACGGGGCGCCGACGGTCGTCTGCAAGCGGGGCCAGAACCGGCTCGTTGGCATCGAACGGGTCGATTCGCTGACCCTCGATCCGCACAAGTGGCTCTTCCAGCCCTTCGAGATCGGGGGCGTGCTCGTGCGCGACGAGCAGCACCTCCGCCGGGCCTTTCGGCTGGAGGCGGAGTACCTGGAGGACGCGGTGGGGGAGGAGGACGAGGTCAACTTCTCAGCCTCCGGCATCCAGCTTACGCGCAGCTTCCGGGCGCTCAAGCTCTGGATGACGCTCAAGGTGTTTGGCCGCGAGCACGTCGCCACCGCGGTGGCGCGGGGCTTCGAGCGGGCCGAGCAGGCCGAGCGGCTGCTTCGGGGGCGGCCCGGGTGGACGGTGGTGACCCCGGCCCAGATGGGCATCATCACGTTTCGCTGCGAACCGGACGGGTGGACGCCCGACCAGGTGGACGCGCTCACACGCCGCCTCATTGCGGCCGTAAACGACGAAGGGGCGGCCTTCCTGACGCAGACGACGCTCGACGGCCGGCCCGTCCTCCGGCTGTGCCCCATCAACCCACGGACGACGGCGAAGGACCTCGAAGAAACGATTGCACGGCTCGACGCCCTCCAGGCCGAAATAGAGGTGGGGGCAACCCCGGCATCCTGA